GCGATCCCGAAGCTCACCCACGCATCCGCAGCGGTCCAGCCGGTCGTGAGGATCACGAGGCTCGCGGCGATCGTCCCGACGGCCGCGGCGGCGTCCCCGAGAACGTGCACGAGCGCCGCCCGGACGTTCAAGTTCTCGCCCCCAGACCGGGCGAGGAGCGCGGTGCTGGCGAGGTTCCCGGCCAGCCCGACCACCGCGACGACCAGCATCGCCGGCGCGACCACAGGGTGCGGCGCCCCGAGACGGCGGACCGCCTCGTAGATGATCGCCGCGGCGATCACCCACAGCGCCACACCGTTCGTGACCGCGGCGAGGATCTCGGCCCGTCGATAGCCGTACGACATCTGCGACGTCGCCGGGCGCGATGCCACCCAACTTCCCACGACCCCGAGCCCAAGGGCGCCGACGTCCACGAGCAGATGTCCCGCGTCCGCCAGCAACGCGAGGCTACCCGTGACCCAGCCCCCCACCGCCTCGACCAGCAACAACGACAGCGTGACCCCGAGGGCGAGCCCGAGCGCCCGCGCCGAGCGCGCCGTCTCGCCGCCGCGCTCGGGTTCGTGACCGTGCCGGTGTCCCGGCGCGCCGTGTCCGATCATTGTTCCGCGAACTCCACGATCGTCGCCCCCGTCCCACCCTCGCCATCCGCGCCGACCCGAAACGACACGACCTCCGGATGGTGGGCGAGGTACTC
Above is a genomic segment from bacterium containing:
- a CDS encoding cation diffusion facilitator family transporter; the encoded protein is MIGHGAPGHRHGHEPERGGETARSARALGLALGVTLSLLLVEAVGGWVTGSLALLADAGHLLVDVGALGLGVVGSWVASRPATSQMSYGYRRAEILAAVTNGVALWVIAAAIIYEAVRRLGAPHPVVAPAMLVVAVVGLAGNLASTALLARSGGENLNVRAALVHVLGDAAAAVGTIAASLVILTTGWTAADAWVSFGIAGLLLVGSWAPVRDAVAILMEATPRGISMPAVEAAMRAVPGVLEIHDLHVWSLTAGVPAVSAHVRIANPAEGHHILMALCTTLHERFGLSHTTIQLETEAVEAPWHTDCAPEVRPRATGGVPR